The Panicum hallii strain FIL2 chromosome 9, PHallii_v3.1, whole genome shotgun sequence genome has a window encoding:
- the LOC112875033 gene encoding 50S ribosomal protein L4, chloroplastic, with protein MPGAAVASPLLLSLSSSSSPFLSSSSTSFLPPTSSAAPHSPGRTKAAVSVLRALRAEAATLPVLSFTGDKVGEVTLDLKSAPPSTARAVVHRAIITDRQNARRGTASTLTRGEVSGGGRKPYQQKKTGKARRGSQRTPLRPGGGVVFGPKPRDWSIKINRKEKRLAISTALASAAVAEDAFVVEEFDEAFASGPKTKDFVAALQRWGLDPKQKAMFFATEFDDNVRLSGRNIGSLKMLTPRTLNLYDILDARKLFFTPAAVDYLNSRYGTSASDDYDTDDEDDAVEELLEQEVEEEGTTAEAAQDATEESEADGSS; from the exons ATGCCAGGCGCCGCCGTGGCCTCGCCTCTCCTCCTCTCgctctcctcatcctcctcccccttcctctcctcctcaTCCACTTCCTTTCTGCCGCCCACTTCCTCCGCTGCCCCGCACTCCCCCGGCAGGACGAAGGCGGCGGTCTCCGTCCTCCGCGCGCTGCGGGCCGAGGCGGCCACCCTCCCCGTGCTCTCCTTCACCGGAGACAAGGTCGGGGAGGTCACGCTCGACCTCAAATCCGCGCCGCCCTccaccgcgcgcgccgtcgtgcACCGCGCCATCATCACCGACCGCCAGAACGCGCGCCGAGGCACGGCCTCCACGCTCACCCGCGGCGAGGTCAGCGGCGGAGGGAGGAAGCCCTACCAGCAGAAGAAAACCGGAAAGGCGCGGCGTGGTTCGCAGCGAACCCCACTCCGCCCAGGAGGTGGCGTCGTATTCGGCCCCAAGCCCCGCGACTGGTCCATCAAGATCAACCGCAAGGAGAAGCGCCTCGCCATCTCCACCGCGCTCGCCAGCGCCGCCGTGGCCGAGGACGCCTTCGTCGTCGAGGAGTTCGACGAGGCCTTCGCGTCAGGGCCCAAGACCAAGGACTTCGTGGCCGCTCTGCAGCGGTGGGGGCTCGACCCCAAGCAGAAGGCCATGTTCTTTGCCACAGAGTTCGATGACAATGTGCGGCTTAGCGGCAGGAACATCGGTTCTCTCAAGATGCTCACACCCAGGACGCTCAATCTGTACGACATCCTCGACGCCCGCAAGCTCTTCTTTACTCCTGCTGCCGTAGACTACCTCAACTCCAGGTACGGAACCAGCGCTTCTGATGACTACGATACTGATGATGAGGACGATGCCGTAGAGGAACTGCTGGAGCAAGAAGTAGAAGAAGAAGGCACAACAGCGGAGGCTGCTCAAG ATGCGACTGAAGAGAGCGAGGCAGATGGCAGTTCCTAG
- the LOC112875032 gene encoding peroxisomal nicotinamide adenine dinucleotide carrier codes for MSDALINGLAGAGGGIIAQLLTFPLQTVNARQQTERDPTKPAFKDGAARQLYLVVKNEGWERLYGGLMPSLVGTAASQGVYYYFYQIFRNRAEAKALERSRRGLGDGSVGMLQSLTVAALSGCVNVLLTNPIWVVVTRMQTHRKANKQQSTQGLTCALDKALEAAITENTPYKTMDVFQELYKEAGVLGFWKGVIPALIMVSNPAIQFMLYETLLKKLKKRRASNLKGADGLTALEIFLLGAVAKLGATVVTYPLLVVKARLQVKQRIDDDKRHRYKGTFDAFTKMVQYEGLKGMYKGMGTKIVQSVFASALLFMIKEELVKGARLLVTGNTSLVKKLPSKPSR; via the exons ATGTCGGACGCGCTGATCAACGGCCtcgcgggcgccggcggcgggatcATCGCCCAGCTCCTCACCTTCCCGCTCCAGACC GTGAACGCGCGGCAGCAGACGGAGCGCGACCCTACCAAGCCGGCGTTTAAGGACGGCGCCGCGCGCCAGTTATACTTG GTTGTGAAGAATGAGGGTTGGGAGCGCCTGTACGGCGGGCTCATGCCCTCACTCGTCGGCACCGCCGCCTCCCAG GGTGTCTACTACTACTTCTACCAAATATTCCGGAACAGGGCCGAAGCAAAGGCCCTTGAGCGATCCAGAAGAGGGCTTGGCGATGGGTCTGTCGGGATGCTCCAATCTCTCACTGTCGCGGCCCTGTCTGG CTGCGTCAATGTACTGCTCACAAACCCAATTTGGGTGGTTGTTACCCGAATGCAA ACTCACAGAAAGGCAAACAAACAACAAAGCACTCAGGGTTTGACATGTGCTCTTGACAAGGCCCTCGAAGCTGCTATAACTGAAAACACCCCTTACAAAACTATGGATGTT TTTCAGGAACTGTACAAAGAAGCTGGAGTGTTGGGCTTCTGGAAAGGGGTAATCCCAGCTCTTATTATG GTTAGCAATCCTGCGATTCAGTTCATGTTGTATGAGACTCTTCTGAAGAAGCTGAAGAAGAGACGGGCCTCTAATCTCAAGGGAGCTGATGGACTAACTGCTCTTGAA ATTTTTCTTCTTGGCGCTGTTGCAAAACTTGGTGCAACTGTTGTTACATATCCTCTTCTAGTTGTTAAG GCAAGACTTCAGGTGAAGCAAAGGATTGACGATGACAAGAGGCATCGCTACAAAG GTACATTTGATGCGTTCACAAAGATGGTACAGTATGAGGGTCTGAAAGGCATGTATAAAGGAATGGGCACAAAAATTGTGCAAAGTGTTTTTGCTTCTGCTTTGCTTTTTATGATCAAGGAGGAGCTGGTGAAGGGTGCTCGACTATTGGTTACTGGTAACACCAGTCTGGTTAAGAAATTACCATCAAAGCCGTCAAGATGA
- the LOC112875068 gene encoding josephin-like protein has protein sequence MEPGAKSEAKQGEAGSGAVGGSGGSSSKVYHERQRLQFCLLHALNNLMQEKECFTRAELDRIAGNLVLSDPNKDQWTPLSFIFRPHHNVLTGNYDVNVLITALEARKKKVVWHDRRKGASSIDMDGEALVGLMINVPIRRFRGLWTGRHWVAIRSIDGVWFNLDSDLSEPKQFKDKENVIAFLDSSLSQGGELMVVLQDE, from the exons ATGGAGCCGGGAGCCAAATCAGAAGCGAAGCAAGGTGAGGCGGGATCCGGCGCGGTgggaggcagcggcggcagcagcagcaaggtGTATCACGAGAGACAGAGGCTGCAGTTCTGCCTGCTCCACGCCCTCAACAACCTGATGCAG GAAAAGGAATGTTTCACCCGAGCTGAGTTGGACAGGATTGCTGGAAATCTTGTTCTTAGTGATCCAAACAAGGACCAATGGACTCCTCTATCTTTCATTTTTAGACCTCACCATAATGTGCTAACTGGGAACTATGATGTGAATGTTCTCATCACGGCATTAGAAGCTAGAAAGAAGAAGGTGGTTTGGCATGATCGTCGAAAAGGGGCATCATCAATCGATATGGATGGAGAAGCGTTGGTAGGTCTTATGATCAATGTGCCTATCAGGAGGTTCAGAGGCCTCTGGACTGGCAGGCATTGGGTAGCGATTCGAAGCATTGATGGTGTCTGGTTTAATTTGGATAGTGATCTTTCTGAACCTAAGCAGTTTAAGGACAAAGAAAATGTGATTGCATTCCTTGACAGCTCACTCAGTCAAGGTGGAGAACTCATGGTTGTGCTGCAAGATGAATAA
- the LOC112875067 gene encoding sulfoquinovosyl transferase SQD2-like isoform X1 — MAQAEEAQAPLLQAEEADADWSSRPRRIALFVEPSPFAYISGYKNRFQNFIKHLREMGDEVLVVTTHKGAPEEFYGAKVIGSWSFPCPLYQNVPLSLALSPRIFSEVNKFKPDIIHATSPGIMVIGALAIAKMLSVPVVMSYHTHLPAYIPRYNLNWLLEPTWSFIRCLHRAADLTLVPSVAIAEDFETAKVVPANRIRLWNKGVDSENFHTKYRRHEMRVRLSGGEPEKPLIIHVGRFGREKNLDFLKRVMERLPGARIAFVGDGPYRTELEKMFTGMPAVFTGMLQGEELSQAYASADVFAMPSESETLGQVVLESMASGVPVVAARAGGIPDIIPKDKEGKTSFLFTPGDLDECVRKIEQLLKSKDLRESVGKAAREEMEKCDWRAASRKIRNEHYSSAMSYWRKKMGKT; from the exons atggcgCAGGCCGAGGAGGCGCAGGCGCCGCTGCTGCAGGCCGAGGAGGCGGACGCCGACTGGAGCTCCAGGCCGCGCCGCATTGCTCTCTTCGTCGAGCCGTCGCCCTTCGC CTACATCTCGGGGTACAAGAACCGGTTCCAGAACTTCATCAAGCATCTACGAGAGATGGGTGATGAG GTGTTGGTAGTAACTACACACAAGGGAGCTCCCGAGGAGTTCTATGGAGCAAAGGTCATTGGCTCGTGGAG CTTTCCATGTCCGTTGTACCAAAATGTTCCACTTTCGCTGGCATTGAGTCCCAGAATATTTTCTGAGGTGAATAAGTTCAAGCCGGACATAATTCATGCTACTTCACCTGGAATTATG GTTATTGGCGCTCTTGCTATAGCAAAGATGCTATCAGTTCCAGTGGTGATGTCTTATCACACACATCTTCCAGC GTACATACCGAGATACAATTTAAATTGGTTACTTGAGCCCACATGGAGTTTTATAA GATGCCTCCACAGAGCTGCAGATCTCACTCTAGTTCCTTCAGTAGCTATTGCTGAAGACTTCGAAACTGCTAAAGTAGTACCAG CAAACAGAATACGGCTTTGGAACAAGGGTGTTGATTCTGAAAACTTTCATACTAAATATCGGAGGCATGAAATGCGCGTCAGATTGAG TGGTGGTGAGCCAGAAAAACCATTGATAATACATGTGGGCCGTTTTGGACGTGAGAAAAATTTGGATTTTCTGAAAAG GGTTATGGAGAGGCTCCCTGGAGCGAGAATTGCTTTTGTTGGAGATGGACCATACAG GACTGAGCTGGAAAAAATGTTCACAGGCATGCCAGCAGTTTTCACTGGAATGCTACAAGGTGAGGAGCTCTCACAAGCATACGCCAGTGCAGATGTATTTGCAATGCCTTCAGAGTCCGAGACTCTCGGGCAAGTAGTTCTGGAGTCCATGGCTTCTGGAGTCCCAGTTGTTGCTGCTCGTGCTGGAGGAATACCCGATATAATACCCAAGGACAAGGAGGGCAAGACTAGCTTCTTGTTTACACCTGGAGATCTCGATGAGTGTGTGAGGAAGATAGAGCAGCTCCTTAAGTCAAAAGATCTCAGAGAATCTGTTGGAAAGGCTGCCAGGGAAGAGATGGAGAAGTGTGACTGGAGAGCAGCCTCACGGAAAATCCGCAACGAGCACTACAGCAGTGCAATGTCATACTGGCGGAAGAAGATGGGCAAAACTTGA
- the LOC112875067 gene encoding sulfoquinovosyl transferase SQD2-like isoform X2, which translates to MGDEVLVVTTHKGAPEEFYGAKVIGSWSFPCPLYQNVPLSLALSPRIFSEVNKFKPDIIHATSPGIMVIGALAIAKMLSVPVVMSYHTHLPAYIPRYNLNWLLEPTWSFIRCLHRAADLTLVPSVAIAEDFETAKVVPANRIRLWNKGVDSENFHTKYRRHEMRVRLSGGEPEKPLIIHVGRFGREKNLDFLKRVMERLPGARIAFVGDGPYRTELEKMFTGMPAVFTGMLQGEELSQAYASADVFAMPSESETLGQVVLESMASGVPVVAARAGGIPDIIPKDKEGKTSFLFTPGDLDECVRKIEQLLKSKDLRESVGKAAREEMEKCDWRAASRKIRNEHYSSAMSYWRKKMGKT; encoded by the exons ATGGGTGATGAG GTGTTGGTAGTAACTACACACAAGGGAGCTCCCGAGGAGTTCTATGGAGCAAAGGTCATTGGCTCGTGGAG CTTTCCATGTCCGTTGTACCAAAATGTTCCACTTTCGCTGGCATTGAGTCCCAGAATATTTTCTGAGGTGAATAAGTTCAAGCCGGACATAATTCATGCTACTTCACCTGGAATTATG GTTATTGGCGCTCTTGCTATAGCAAAGATGCTATCAGTTCCAGTGGTGATGTCTTATCACACACATCTTCCAGC GTACATACCGAGATACAATTTAAATTGGTTACTTGAGCCCACATGGAGTTTTATAA GATGCCTCCACAGAGCTGCAGATCTCACTCTAGTTCCTTCAGTAGCTATTGCTGAAGACTTCGAAACTGCTAAAGTAGTACCAG CAAACAGAATACGGCTTTGGAACAAGGGTGTTGATTCTGAAAACTTTCATACTAAATATCGGAGGCATGAAATGCGCGTCAGATTGAG TGGTGGTGAGCCAGAAAAACCATTGATAATACATGTGGGCCGTTTTGGACGTGAGAAAAATTTGGATTTTCTGAAAAG GGTTATGGAGAGGCTCCCTGGAGCGAGAATTGCTTTTGTTGGAGATGGACCATACAG GACTGAGCTGGAAAAAATGTTCACAGGCATGCCAGCAGTTTTCACTGGAATGCTACAAGGTGAGGAGCTCTCACAAGCATACGCCAGTGCAGATGTATTTGCAATGCCTTCAGAGTCCGAGACTCTCGGGCAAGTAGTTCTGGAGTCCATGGCTTCTGGAGTCCCAGTTGTTGCTGCTCGTGCTGGAGGAATACCCGATATAATACCCAAGGACAAGGAGGGCAAGACTAGCTTCTTGTTTACACCTGGAGATCTCGATGAGTGTGTGAGGAAGATAGAGCAGCTCCTTAAGTCAAAAGATCTCAGAGAATCTGTTGGAAAGGCTGCCAGGGAAGAGATGGAGAAGTGTGACTGGAGAGCAGCCTCACGGAAAATCCGCAACGAGCACTACAGCAGTGCAATGTCATACTGGCGGAAGAAGATGGGCAAAACTTGA
- the LOC112876092 gene encoding chromosome transmission fidelity protein 18 homolog, giving the protein MEMEMDMEMPDPEELEWMESHGLLPEEEDVYFDDPDEGFVPPPGDSDQPRDSSQPPEPAAPRASEASEGGLKRPPPPPPPEQEEEERSKRRNVGREDEDEEDWLRYPPPPAPEVVVAEKTISRFASEIHGDCVPVTAPNGERVYAKLAMEGLAGGAISGTRQGANFSNPNLSHKGLLSESFHSLTRRAEQEALAKALQESTDSVDREACPVTPLVTEKLWVEKYAPNSFTELLSDEHTNREVLLWLKQWDSCVFGSHIRATCDDVLSALRRHSSNVQKNANNKNFFSKTKGGPVDMPLNAPSSNPEGLGGSFSKRSPVDSTPEQKVLLLCGPPGLGKTTLAHVAARHCGYHVVEINASDDRSASSIETKILDVVQMNSIMSDSKPKCLVIDEIDGALGDGKGAVEVILKMINAEKSNNFDRSTNAEETQARKASRKSHRMAKLLRPVICICNDLYAPALRQLRQVAKVHVFVQPTISRVVNRLKYICKNEGFKTSAIALSALAEYTECDIRSCLNTLQFLNKKGAALNISSFDSQVIGQKDKSKSILDVWKQVLQKKKLKRAGKSESHFSKDKDTDSLFTLISNRGDYEVTMDGIYENFLRLSYHDPMLQKTVKCLDILGVSDSLTQYVYRTQQMPIHAYQPPIAITISRMVAQVEKPNIEWPKALQRSRTLLLEKKDTLKTWQNQMSPVVSRHMSVESFVQDIASPFLHILSPLSLRPVALNLLSEREKDELVQLVDTMVSYSVTYRNTKFAPQERANISVVPHDVPSLSLYPPISDVINFKGYQSEHIDLSLAMKQVLVHEVEKQKIIKDSAGKLLNQGSDGDTRSEALSDIRKKAVADSIAPALHSSKDSTKRNSTTLQMQPNSASSLNGKDPTPAKKHSNRATNFFDRFRKERPANGKTHTDVGQQRATIQRDSRPLIFKYNEGFTNAVKRPVRVRDLLLS; this is encoded by the exons atggagatggagatggaCATGGAGATGCCAGATCCGGAGGAGCTTGAGTGGATGGAGAGCCACGGCCTCCTCCCGGAGGAAGAGGACGTCTACTTCGACGACCCCGACGAGGGCTTCGTCCCGCCCCCCGGCGACTCGGACCAGCCGCGCGATTCCTCGCAGCCGCCTGAGCCCGCCGCTCCACGCGCAA GTGAAGCTTCGGAAGGCGGGTTGAAGCGtcctccgcctccaccaccgccggagcaggaggaagaggagaggagCAAGCGGAGGAACGTGGGGCgggaggatgaggatgaggaggacTGGCTGCGCTACCCGCCTCCTCCCGCCCCTGAAGTCGTCGTTGCCGAGAAGACAATCTCGCGGTTCGCATCGGAGATCCATGGGGACTGTGTGCCCGTCACTGCGCCCAACGGGGAGAGGGTTTACGCCAAGCTTGCAATGGAGGGGTTGGCTGGCGGAGCTATTAGTGGAACGAGGCAAGGGGCTAACTTCTCCAACCCAAATCTCAGCCACAAGG GCCTGCTTTCTGAATCCTTTCATTCACTAACAAGGCGTGCTGAACAGGAGGCTTTAGCAAAG GCCTTGCAGGAAAGCACAGATTCAGTAGATCGTGAGGCTTGTCCAGTGACTCCACTAGTCACAGAAAAACTTTGGGTGGAAAAGTACGCACCAAATTCTTTCACAGAGCTGTTAAGTGACGAGCACACAAACAGGGAG GTACTTCTGTGGCTAAAACAGTGGGACTCCTGTGTTTTTGGGTCCCATATTCGAGCTACATGTGATGATGTTTTATCTGCCTTACGTCGGCACTCTTCTAACGTCCAAAAGAATGCAAATAACAAAAATTTCTTCTCCAAGACTAAGGGAGGTCCTGTTGACATGCCCCTGAATGCACCTAGTAGCAACCCAGAAGGTTTAGGTGGCTCCTTCAGCAAAAGGTCACCAGTAGACAGCACACCAGAACAAAAG GTGTTGCTACTCTGTGGTCCACCTGGTCTTGGAAAAACAACACTTGCTCATGTTGCAGCCAGACATTGTGGCTACCATGTTGTTGAG ATAAATGCCAGTGATGATCGTTCTGCTTCATCCATTGAAACAAAAATTCTTGATGTCGTTCAGATGAACTCAATCATGTCAGATTCCAAGCCCAAGTGTTTG GTAATCGATGAAATTGATGGAGCACTTGGTGATGGAAAAGGTGCAgtggaggttattctgaagatg ATCAACGCTGAAAAGAGTAATAATTTTGACAGAAGCACTAATGCTGAAGAAACTCAAGCCCGAAAGGCATCTAGAAAAAGTCACAGAATGGCAAAACTATTGAGGCCT GTAATTTGTATATGCAATGACCTTTATGCTCCAGCCTTGAGACAACTGCGCCAAGTAGCCAA GGTTCATGTGTTCGTGCAGCCAACGATTAGTCGTGTGGTGAACAG GCTCAAGTACATATGCAAAAATGAAGGTTTCAAGACAAGTGCAATTGCTCTTTCTGCATTAGCAGAGTATACTG AATGTGACATCCGTTCATGCTTAAACACACTTCAATTTTTGAACAAGAAAGGGGCGGCACTAAACATC TCATCATTTGATTCACAAGTAATCGGACAGAAGGATAAGTCAAAAAGCATCCTCGATGTTTGGAAACAG gttttgcaaaagaaaaaacTCAAGCGAGCTGGAAAGTCTGAAAGTCATTTCAGTAAAGACAAGGACACAGATTCTCTCTTCACACTCATATCTAACCG TGGTGACTATGAAGTTACCATGGACGGGATCTACGAAAACTTCTTGAGACTATCATACCATGACCCGATGTTGCAAAAAACT GTAAAATGTCTTGATATACTTGGAGTTTCAGATTCCTTGACACAATATGTTTACCGGACCCAGCAGATGCCAATTCATG CTTATCAACCTCCAATTGCCATCACCATAAGTCGTATGGTTGCTCAAGTTGAGAAGCCAAATATTGAATGGCCAAAAGCTTTGCAGAG GTCCCGAACATTGCTTTTAGAAAAGAAAGACACGTTGAAGACCTGGCAAAACCAAATGTCACCGGTTGTTTCAAGGCACATGTCAGTAGAATCATTCGTTCAAGACATCGCTTCCCCCTTCTTACATATTCTCTCTCCACTGAGTTTAAGACCT GTAGCCCTGAATTTGCTgtcagagagagaaaaggaTGAACTTGTGCAGCTAGTTGATACTATGGTTTCCTACTCAGTTACATATAGAAACACAAAGTTTGCCCCTCAAGAAAGGGCAAACATATCTGTGGTGCCACATGATGTTCCTTCACTTTCTCTTTATCCTCCAATCAGTGATGTCATAAACTTCAAG GGCTATCAATCAGAGCACATTGATCTGTCTCTGGCAATGAAACAGGTCTTGGTGCATGAG GTAGAGAAGCAGAAGATCATTAAAGATAGTGCTGGCAAATTGTTGAACCAAGGTAGTGATGGAGATACCAGGAGCGAAGCTTTATCAGATATAAGAAAGAAAGCAGTAGCCGATTCTATTGCTCCAGCATTACATTCTTCTAAGGATAGCACCAAGCGCAATTCGACAACActtcaaatgcaaccaaactcAGCCTCTAGCCTGAATGGTAAAGATCCTACACCTGCCAAAAAGCACTCCAATCGTGCAACAAATTTCTTTGACAG ATTTAGGAAGGAAAGACCGGCAAATGGAAAAACTCATACTGATGTGGGGCAGCAAAGAGCAACAATTCAGAGGGATTCACGCCCTCTGATCTTCAAATACAATGAG GGTTTCACAAATGCGGTGAAAAGACCAGTGAGAGTTCGCGATCTTCTGCTCAGTTAG
- the LOC112878259 gene encoding BTB/POZ domain-containing protein At3g09030: MGTVDGGGGGKSGTVKQLNVGGKLFSLEASSLSLSLSLDSPSPTPTFVDRDPALLSAILAAIRAPSSAALAFPARVLLDEALFYGLHAQLLAALSPPPLRGFSVSLASTLSPASEPYPTALAPHHDGSLCLSHGIGQVTYYSPALDHLATFRTHLHRITSLRQLPPSLVVLGSASAPGLHVYDFLEGRHVASVQWWDPTDTRVSKAKVIAIAALPPADAADNNSPILATFESPHRENCIVVVDPVTLKPTQEIGRQSGSAAKSSTPGRVVHLPALGLVFASFVSSGAFGYSGYMRLWDIRSGNVVWETSEPGGAGRSSRFGDPFADADVDVKQQAIYKVCSKSGDVAVADLRSLGNDPWVYMSSGPRGSGGGYGSLLHCHQSQVFVSRKDGLEVWSRLEEQRHNTGDLAEQSGTNERPKSEGFDERSYRSCFVDTEEDAKRGMIQMMEGGGDRLFVSRVEIQGVEVWETSHLAGAISLS, encoded by the coding sequence ATGGGaaccgtcgacggcggcggcggcggcaagagcGGCACAGTGAAGCAGCTCAACGTGGGGGGCAAGCTCTTCTCGCTGGAGGCaagctccctctccctctccctctctctcgatTCCCCTTCCCCCACCCCAACCTTCGTGGACCGCGACCCAGCCCTCCTATCCGCCATCCTCGCCGCCATCCGCGCCCCGTCCTCCGCCGCGCTCGCTTTCCCCGCGCGCGTCCTCCTCGACGAGGCCCTCTTCTACGGCCTCCACGCGCAGCTCCTCGCCGCGctctctccgccgccgctccgcggcTTCTCCGTCTCCCTCGCCTCCACCCTCTCCCCCGCCTCCGAGCCCTACCCCACCGCCCTCGCGCCGCACCACGATGGGTCCCTCTGCCTCTCCCACGGCATCGGGCAGGTCACCTATTACTCCCCGGCGCTGGATCACCTTGCCACCTTCCGAACCCACCTCCACCGCATCACCTCTCTCCGGCAACTGCCCCCCAGCCTCGTCGTCCTCGGGTCCGCTTCGGCTCCAGGGCTGCATGTGTACGACTTCCTCGAAGGTCGGCATGTCGCCTCCGTTCAGTGGTGGGATCCCACTGACACTCGCGTCAGCAAGGCGAAGGTCATCGCCATTGCTGCCCTTCCTCCAGCTGATGCAGCTGATAACAATTCACCCATCTTGGCAACATTTGAGAGCCCTCACCGGGAGAACTGCATCGTGGTGGTCGACCCTGTAACTCTGAAGCCCACCCAGGAGATTGGCCGGCAAAGTGGCAGTGCAGCAAAGTCGTCGACACCAGGTCGAGTGGTGCACCTGCCGGCACTTGGACTGGTGTTTGCATCATTTGTGAGTTCCGGGGCATTTGGCTACTCTGGTTACATGAGGCTGTGGGATATTCGGTCTGGGAATGTGGTGTGGGAGACGAGCGAGCCAGGGGGAGCTGGAAGAAGCAGTAGGTTTGGTGATCCATTTGCAGATGCAGATGTTGATGTGAAGCAGCAGGCAATATACAAGGTTTGCTCAAAGTCAGGAGATGTAGCAGTGGCAGACCTGAGATCCCTTGGTAACGACCCTTGGGTTTATATGTCATCAGGACCAAGAGGGAGTGGAGGAGGCTATGGCAGTCTTCTGCATTGCCACCAGTCTCAAGTGTTTGTCAGCCGGAAGGATGGATTGGAGGTTTGGTCCCGATTGGAAGAACAGCGCCACAACACAGGTGACTTGGCAGAGCAATCAGGAACAAATGAAAGACCCAAAAGTGAAGGATTTGATGAAAGATCTTATAGGAGCTGCTTTGTGGACACGGAAGAGGATGCTAAACGTGGGATGATACAGATGATGGAAGGGGGTGGAGACCGCCTGTTTGTGTCAAGAGTAGAGATACAAGGTGTGGAAGTGTGGGAGACTTCCCACCTTGCTGGTGCTATTTCTCTCTCATAG
- the LOC112876582 gene encoding uncharacterized protein LOC112876582 — MAGGGSGGGGSLLRGFLSLFFLLFLHIGHAGCCFSPGSAARAREEDEAADAEADGKVGGGGGSNKRRKISPLIFSPAPSSSAVTNGSARARCGHVSSVAASLRFYLHRIFSSSAAKDGAVAGREEEEAAAVVTTVSSPLAQSLPPQLSASVVLSTPSSPCASSSPFMSPLSVRSLSATPVPSSPQKLLQASRQSSRSFAARGDVFPCKLCGEVLGRPQLLELHQAMKHSLSELTHLDSSMNIIRMIFLAGWKPAASGAAEAPAVRRILRIHHNPRALARFEEYRDLVRARAARRRGEGGGAAVVEERCVADGNERLRFHCSTMLCSLGGGGACGSPYCCVCSTLRHGFAGKQADVDGIATYASAWAAHASLPEDVEREFAFLQVRRAMLVCRVVAGRVGRGAADDKVAYDSMVPARGGGDDVELLVFNPRAVLPCFVILYGS; from the coding sequence ATGGCGGGCGGTggcagcggcgggggcggctcgcTGCTGCGCGGCTTCCTgtcgctcttcttcctcctcttcctccacaTCGGCCACGCCGGCTGCTGCTTCTCGCCTGGGTCcgccgcgcgggcgcgggaggaggaCGAAGCTGCGGACGCGGAGGCCGATGGgaaggtgggcggcggcggcgggagcaaCAAGAGGAGGAAGATATCGCCGTTGATTTTCTCGCCGGCACCGTCGTCCTCTGCCGTTACCAACGGTAGTGCCAGAGCTCGGTGCGGGCACGTGTCGTCGGTCGCCGCCAGCCTTCGGTTCTACCTCCACCGAATTTTCTCTTCATCCGCGGCCAAGGATGGTGCCGTTGCGggcagggaggaggaggaggcggcggcggtggtcacCACCGTGTCCTCGCCGCTCGCCCAGTCCCTGCCGCCTCAGCTTTCGGCGTCGGTGGTTCTGTCCACGCCGTCCTCGCCGTGCGCGTCGTCCTCGCCGTTCATGTCGCCGCTCTCGGTGCGCTCCCTCAGCGCCACCCCCGTCCCGTCCTCACCGCAGAAGCTGCTGCAGGCGAGCAGGCAGTCGTCCCGGTCGTTCGCCGCCCGCGGCGACGTGTTCCCCTGCAAGCTGTGCGGCGAGGTGCTGGGGAGGCCGCAGCTGCTGGAGCTCCACCAGGCCATGAAGCATTCCCTGTCGGAGCTCACCCACCTCGACTCCAGCATGAACATCATCCGCATGATCTTCCTCGCCGGGTGGAAGCCCGCCGCGTCCGGCGCCGCCGAGGCCCCCGCCGTCCGCCGCATCCTCAGGatccaccacaacccccgcGCGCTGGCCCGCTTCGAGGAGTACCGCGACCTcgtccgcgcgcgcgccgcccggcgccgcggCGAGGGGGGCGGCGCCGCCGTCGTGGAGGAGCGGTGCGTCGCGGACGGGAACGAGCGCCTGCGCTTCCACTGCTCCACCATGCTCTGCtccctgggcggcggcggcgcgtgcgggagcCCCTACTGCTGCGTGTGCAGCACCCTGCGGCACGGCTTCGCGGGGAAGCAGGCCGACGTGGACGGCATCGCCACCTACGcctccgcgtgggccgcgcacgCGTCCCTCCCCGAGGACGTGGAGCGCGAGTTCGCGTTCCTCCAGGTGCGCCGCGCCATGCTGGTGTGCCGCGTCGTGGCGGGGCGCGTCGGCCGCGGCGCCGCGGACGACAAGGTGGCCTACGACTCCATGGTgcccgcgcgcggcggcggcgacgacgtcgAGCTGCTGGTGTTCAACCCCAGAGCCGTGCTCCCGTGCTTCGTCATCCTCTACGGCAGCTAG